A window of Anabas testudineus chromosome 7, fAnaTes1.2, whole genome shotgun sequence genomic DNA:
CATCAGCAGACAGCGCTAATTTTGGCTAGCTGTCGCAGACCATGTATCAGCAAGGGTCAGGGACCGCTCCATGTTTATGTCTGTAGAATTACGAAGAAAACTGACCTTGTAAGGAAATCTTGAATTTACtgttcagtgaaatgtttgattCATTCTTGTAGAGAACATTCCCGAGAAATGGACACCTGAGGTCAAACACTTTTGCCCCAATGTCCCGATCATCCTTGTGGGCAACAAGAAGGACCTTAGGAACGATGAACACACACGCAGGGAGCTGGCCAAGATGAAacaggtgtgtgtctctgtatctATTTGTAATACTGGCAAAAAAAGATCAAAACTTGTTAATCTCCCATGTCTACATCCATGCAGTCATTTTAACTCTGTCTGTACATTAAACCTCTAGGAGCCAGTGAAGTCTGAGGAGGGCAGAGACATGGCTAACCGAATTGGTGCCTTTGGCTACCTGGAGTGCTCCGCCAAGACCAAGGATGGTGTACGGGAGGTGTTTGAGATGGCCACCAGAGCAGCGCTGCAGGTCCGCAAGCGTAAGAAGAGGGGCGGCTGCCAGCTACTGTGAAGTGGCAGAGTTTGTTGGCCAGTCAGCACCTGAAGAAGGACTCCGCCGATACAGATTAACATTAGAGAAAACTTAAATCAATGACTTCCTTGGACTACACTTACTTCACAGATGCAGATTTGCCACAAGCGAATATGAAAGACTGACACACctgtttaaaagcaaaaatcagcctttttctttttcttttataaataaaacactactTCCTCTGCtactcacacactgacagtttttgtttgaagttttgttttcctctacCAGCACAACAGCCTGTTTGGGTGAAGGATCTACCCCTTCCTTCTGTATGTATGAATGTAtctttgtatttatatgtgCATATCATAACAGAGGTAGAAGCCTgattacattaaatataaaatataatcaggCTCCTGTCTCTGATATGATAGTttacagagaagagagagctcACCGACTGTCTTTTTCTCAGCTCACAGGCAGGTTTTAGATTTGATTTCCTAGTATACAACCCCGTCTATTTGTCATACGACTATAAATTTTACTCTCTTGAAAGTCCTATTTTACTAAGTGCTGTGTCAGCAGAGCTCTGTTTTCTCCAGCTTCACACAATGGCTAAATGTAGAGCCTGTTCACACTGCATTAATCCACTGAAACCTGCATTAGCTGAAGCTGCAGCAACTACTTATGTGGAGAGGCTTTGGTCTGCACCTTGGTCTGTCTCTTCCATCGCGATAGTTTAAACTGGCACTGGAGACAGTGGTTTATTGTCATGGACACAATACTCGCAGTCACACTCTCGCAGACATCACCAACTCCTTCCCCCAGCAAACTCTGCATCCTGCCTGAATTCTCTACGGTTTTAGATCCAGTATGTAGTCGTGATGTATTACTAAGTACACTGTAATCTACAGGAAATTGGGCTCAGCACATAATGGATACAGCCATAGTAAAATTCAGACAGACTACATTGTGTATGTATAAACGTTTTAGTCAAGCCAGTTGACAGCTGAGACAGTGCTGCTTCCAGTGGGATATCTCCTCAGTTTGACTCACCAGATCAGTAGCTCTCTTCATTTTCTTAATATTGATGTGTAATAGGTTATTATTACTTCTTGAAATGGGGCTAACGAGGATATCTACTGTAAGTGCACATCCAGTGCACCTACAGGCACTGGCTGTTTAAACAGGTTTTGTGAAGGGTGTGTGTATATCTGGAAACATCTATGCCGTCTGTCGGCAGACGTTAAATCAGATACACCACCTGACAGCCTGGGCACAAACTTGTAGTTTCCTCCTTTCAGCACCTCGCAGACAGCACACAGATCCAGTAAAAGTGAACCTATTTGAAGCATCACGAGTAAAAGATGCAGTAACATGAACAGAGTACACATGCACGATGGTCCCTTTAGTACTCCGACATTACCCCCATGATAAACTACAAGGGTGGTGATCCTTCCTCTAATCCAGTACATTCAGATCCATAGTGATCAGAGTGTTGCAGTCTTGGGCTACTTCCTGGACAGTGCCTCTTTGTCTGTAAACACCATAGTTCAAGAGAAAATGTTTGATTGTGATGATGCTTTACAAACAGAGTGGGATGTGTGTTGAATGTTTGGACAAGACAAACGtgttaataaagtatttttgaaATACTATGTAAGCTTAACTACTTTGGATTTGTTTGGCCATCTCGAAATGCAGAAATATGCTGTGAAAATATGCTCAAGTTTAAATTCATGTCCTGCTATCTCTGTCCAACATGGCAAAATGTGCTCCACGTACTGTACATGTGATGGTGCATGTTACAGTCTAATAATTACTTAAAAATACTATTTTTCGGTTTATCACgtcaatttgtgttttttgttttcaggcaGAAATTAGTTAAAATTCCATCTGGTATTAAAAAGGATTTATAAATTTTCAAAACATGAGAAACTGACATTTGGACActgatttcacattttaatttgatttgtttttaattcagaaaatacacaaaagtcCATAATAAGcaattaaaacctttttcatgtgtttaatatGAATAGAAAGTAGCCATATTAAGCAATGGTCATCCAAAAATAGAtttgacacatacacaaagagaCGTCTCTCATTTCAGTGACTCAAAATCATTGTACTACACAACTCGTTGATCAAGATCCTTGAGAAAAGTCAAAACATTCTTAACTGTATTAAGACCTGAGACATTTTTTGGTTgttaaaattcagtttaaagatttaaaatggAAGCTATCGTGATTTTAACTGTACAATAGCAGCGTCTGTGGCTGTTTCAAGTGAAACTGAACGAGGTGATTGAGCAGCTCACTGAGGTAGCTGAAGACAAACTGTCTGCTCTCAACATGAAATCAACGTCCCTGCCCCCCTTGGTCATTGGTCATGTTTCTATggtttatattaaaaacacaataacctGACATTAAAGGTATATTTTGgtatgttgtttttgtctgtgagGAGTAACCAAATCCTCCATGTAAGGTAAGATAGTTTGAATACAAATAATGTTACAAATCTTTTGTTTAAAGTATCTGTGGAAGTGATACACCTAACTAAAGACCAAATGAATTCCTTCAAGTGCTAAGGATGGAAGTTTCTGCTCTTCTTTTCCTCACAGGTCGTTCCTCCACTCGGGatccaggagctgctgaacagcacTCTCTGCAGTCTCCACTGAAGACAAAAGATTCCCAGTGAGATCAAACAATATTAGCATCAATGCAATATGACCATTTTGAGGGAGATcctaataaaaagaaatgtgtttaaccTTGAGCATTAATCTCGATGTAGAGAGCAGAAAGTCTAATAACAATGTCTTCGTCTTCCTCTGCAGGAGTAAAGCCAGTGTAGCCTCCTTCATCCCTACAGTACTGGATGAAGCTGCGGAGTTGAAGTTGAAGTGTGACGAGAAAACTAttaatataaaagttaaaataaattggTAAATGTTATCAGGAATTATCCTGGATTTACATTTGTAGCCACCTGATACATACCGTGCCCAGGTAGGATCTGCGTTCAGCACTCTGGGGTTTCCCACCACAATCAGGAGAGCTTTGGCTCGAGTCACAGCCACATTGAATCTCTGTACAAGTAAGCAGTGTGTCAGAATAACATTTGGTGTAGACATACagagtatgtgcatgtgcatgtgcatgttttgtatACCTTCTCATTTTTGACAAAGCCCAAGCTGAACTGTTTGTCTATTTCTAGGTAGTTGGGGCTGCTCCGAACTGTTGACACGATGATCACTCTCCTCTCCTGACCTTGGAACTCCTCCACTGATCCAACCTGACACAGATATGTTCAGTATTCATGtaagaaagtgtgtttttttgtttttcattttattcaagaGAAATATTTTTAGTTACTTTGAGTTTGTTCATGTCCTTAAATTTGAATTCTTTCCCAACTTTTTCCAGGGCTTTGCGGATTTTCTGCACCTATgtgatgaaaaaagaaaacagtttagtATTAAAGAAATCTGCAACACTTAAACTGAAAactaatttcatttaatttcattagttCAGACCTGCTTCCTGTATGGGGCAATGATGCCAATGTCCTTGGGTGAGATGGTAGCCAGGCCCTTCTTGCCCTGTGCCTGCAGCAGTTTCCTCACATAGTCAATGAGCACCTCGATCTCTGCTATGTTGAAGAATGAAGGACTGCTGGCTTCGCGGGCATCCACTCCGGTGACCCCATGAAAGATCACTGGGAAGTCCCCTCTGGAGTACGCCTACAGGGCAAACAGGTCAGTGAATGATGAGAAGGCACTACATCCTGAACCTCAACAGCACACATGTAAATCTGACTTTTCTGTGTCATTCACAATATATGCTATTTCAaagtcagaaaatgtttgtgttgtatttccCCCTTTaccatcaaataaaatgtgacattcTATGTGATTAATCTAAAACTAACTGATTTACATCTAGAATTTATATGAATTGGCTACATAAAATTTTCAAGACCAaagctttaattaaatttacagGTGTATTGTGAATCCACTGTATGTGTGCGCTAAGAGAACAATCATTACCTTCTGAGGAAGATGTTCCCATCTGCAGTAGGAGTTGCGTAAAATTTCATCGGCGCAAACCTGCAGCTCTCCGTCGTAGAAGAGCTCGTTAGGAATCTTCAGAATGGCAGGATGAGAcctgaaaagaacaaacagaaatgaaataaaaagctgttaGAGGTGTGCAGAGTGACCTAGAGCCATCTCTTCTATCGCACCTATAGTTGCGCAGCAATTTGGTGACATAGCGATTGTTGAACACTCCCTCGTCCTTCTGGTACAGAGAGAAACCATTCATCATGCGCTCCAAGAGGGACACTCCTGGAGACAGCAGAGcattttaacaaaaagaaacagcGACATGTAATACTCGAGTAGGGCAGGAGTGTGTTGTTAAGTTAGTATTAGAATAAGCTAATCAACTATATAttctcacaaacaaaacaatgtatgCATGAGTGTACTTGTACTCACCCATGCCGTACTTCAGCGCAAAAGGGGATCTGAGAATGGGCCCAAGCTGCTTGGGATCTCCAGCTAGAACCACCTGACCAGACTCTGCATTCAGCAACCCTTTGTGccacaaacagcaaacattaaGCAACCCTTAAAGTGAGTTCAGTGCACTTAGAAAACACACTGCTATTTGTTCTCTGTACCTGCCAATGGGACTAAACATTCAGTCTCCACTGCGTGTCCTGCCTCGTCCACAAACACGTGAGTGAAATGTCCTGCAGGAATGCCTCCTGTGACCAGCCTGCAGAGATCAGAGAGTACATTGATGGTAAGAAATTCACTCCCTCACAAATTAATGTGTAAAGGAGATAACATTTTACATGGCAGAGGATATAAAAAGAATGTAAATACTGTGATATGTAATAGTGTGATGCAGCTTTTTTAGCATGTCACGCGGGTGAGTCCAGGGTTTACCTTCCAGCTGTTAGCAGGGTGGTGACCAAGATCTTGTACTCCATCAGCTTCTCTTTAGGAGGGAAAATGTAACACTCCCCTACCAGGTTAGAGCATGCCTGTGAAAGTGCCGTCATTACAACAGAATCAAACACATGCACCACAAGGCCCGGTGATACTGCAACAACAGAGTGCACTACATATGAAAAGTGAAGGTAGTGGTCCTGTTGGAGACACTGCTGTGCATCACAATGTCCACCAGGGGTAGATAAGCTAACGTTGACCAAGTAAGTGACTTCACATTGAAACTAACATCATGCTTTGAAACAATCAATCACTTATAATCACTTGGAATGTAAATCCACCTGCCACTGACCTTTAGCCGGTCAGGGACAGCTTTTGGGTCCCGGCTGCTGGCGTACAAACGGAACACTTTATGTTCATCCACATGCTCCAGAATCTTCCTGCAGAGAAGATCAGCAGCACTGTTGGAAGGAGCACAGGCCAGGATATGGTAGGAAGCCTGGGTTTTCTCTATCTGCTTGATGGCCTCCACCAGGGTCACTGTTTTCCCTGAACAGACAAAGATGAACAGAATAAATTCAATTTCTGACTTTATGAGCAGTTTATAGGATAACAGGTCAAACCTAAAATGcttaaacagtaaaacactaaaaaagAAGATGATGCTAGTAGTTGCCCTACCAGTTCCAGGAGGGCCAAACACCAGGTAAGGGGCAGGTTTAGATGTGCCAGCTACAATGTGTTGTACTGCTTGATACTGCTCTGGGTTTCTTTCTAGCTTCCAGTCAAAAAGCCTGAAAAACGTGTGTCTGAGTTACAGGTAGAAAATTCTAACATGCAAAAAGAATCACgtaaaaatataaacagtcTATTCTACAGTTCCCATCAAAACAGATTGGAGTGGTAAGACCaatgcatttgtgttttctgtagagtaaatatatttgaattgaattaaagcaagaaaaggaggaaaatgcAATCAGAggcattgcacaaacattgagCATAGCCAATATTACAATATGAAATGTCCTGACAGAATCATCTTAAGAGCTTTGAAGAAATGTCAGCAACATCACTAACGACCTTCACAGAGCAGAGGTGAAAGTATCACAAGCAATAAGGATCCATCATCAGCCATAAGGATTGGAATGTGCCAAATTGTGGAAGAAGATtatctgctcatgatccaaatcatacaagctcatctgtgatgTTTGATGGAGGCAGTGTCGTGGCTTGGGCTTGCATCACTGCTTTGGCTCActaatctttgttttgttgatattGTTGATATAACcccagagaaaataaatattgcaaACAAGGGATCTGTGACTAAATATtacactttatttactttacaaaGCAATAGAACTATCTTAAAATGTAGGTCATCTGATAGAAAAGGTGTTATGTTTAAGATGAATTGAGCTTAAACCAAAATATATTCCGTCTACAGTCGAACATAAGTTAACTTGAATTGGCCTTCACCATCCAACACTTACTATTggactgtactgtatatactaatGCCTTACTTGAGCTTGGGAAGAACAGTTTGTCCAGAGACGAAGGTGGGTGCAGTGGGGAACAGCACTTTTTCCAGTCTGTACTGATTTGCCagttctgctgctctgtgctgaaGACGCAGAGTCACGCGGTTGATAGTGAACTCAACATGGAACTTCATGTAGTCCACAAAGCTGTCGAGCAATCTGCAAAGGATTTCACAAGCAGTTAGAATCTCAATCTTATCCAGCAATCCTTTCTTtgttatattaattaaataatattaattagtCAAAGACTAATTCATATTAGTCAAAGACTAATTCTTTGACTAATAAATATTAGTGACTAATAAATATTAGTCAAAGAAAtcagtattttaaatgttgcGTTATATGGTGCTGTACAGTATCAATCTTACTTTGAATCGAATCCCAGTTTGACACTGTCCAGCTGCACACTGTGGACGTAGCCACAGTACTTCACCTGTTTTTCTCCTGCAGGATAAACCAGCAGCTTATCTCCTCTTAGTACAGATGGTCTGTTCTCTGATACACCAGGTACCTGACAGGTGAACAACAACAAGGAAAGTGTTTCAGTGTAATctaaataatgatttttttttattgcagttattTAACATGCGCTCAGAGTCACCAGTGGCCTTTAAATTAAACCTTAGAGGTCATCTGGTTTGAATCAACACAATCAAATCCTTACTAACTAACTGCTTGCATCTATTTTCTAATTAGATAGGCAGCTAGTACAAATTAAAGTGGTGGCGACATGGTATGAGCAATGTGAGTGAGTAAATCAGTGAGGGACCATATCTTTACCTCCATAATGAGAAGTTTCTTGTTGACTGGGTCTCTGATCATGATGGCATGATCTCTGTCCTTATTGGGTATGTTGTATCTCCTGATGTCCACCTCCATCTgaagctcctccagaaacagcagcaactgGAACTTCTCAAAGTAGTTTTCCCAGCTCAGGGGACTTTCCAGCACAGTCCtcctaaaaatatatatataaaaaaaaaacagtgtggcAGCGTATACTACAGAACAGAAGCTAGGTTGAATCACTTCATAAATGTATCATATACCCTCATCATAAAGACTATCATAAATCAATTTCTTTCCCAACTATTGTGCTGTCAAATTTTATTACTGCCTCGATTATATTCAGAGACAACTGAAGAATTAAAGGCCTAAGGTAGACAATGCAGTCAAGTTGAAGATAATCACACTGCAGCAACCTGAAGTTAAATGTTGATGGAACAGGAGAAGATTTCAACACTTTGCTTAATACAAACATGTAGAAACTGCTGGCTGAAATATGCcaataaaatctgaaatacCTCTCAGCAAACTGACAAACAGTAAGTTGGTAAATACAACAGATTCTCGCTCATAAATTGCTCCTAAGTGGTAGttacaaacaaatgtttgtggCTCTTGCATTACATGATACAGAAAACAGGACCAATTACATTTTCCTCACACTATATTTCCTACTGGAAATGTGCTTCTCATACTCAAAGTGTAATTATTACTAGCTACAATGTGATACATAAAACACATCCGTTGTCATGCTGTTGTCTTTTAACTACTGACAAACAGTGGAAAATTACCTTAAATACTGAATTTACCTCTTGTCTGGGAAGAGAGAAGGCTGCTTCAGTAGCTTGATGAGCTGGTTCATGTGTGGTGGTATTTTATACTGTTTCAGCACAACCTCATATTGGAGATGCATCACTGACAGCCTGTTAAGATTACACAAAATGGAAAAGGTTGAACACATCACTATGAGACAACTGTTACATttgttgtaaattgtatttaacaATGTATTAACTGAAGGCTGATACCCTTCAGGTCGCTCCCCATCCACAATCAAGCAATTGGTGTCAGGTGTCCAGGCAGGGAGGGAGCGAGGTTTGTAGGGTGCTATAGGTGCCAGCTCCCGTCCTAAAGACGTTAAACACTGAGCCTCAAAAAAGCGCACAATGTGGAATGTGGTGGAGGCCTGCAAGTCTGGTTTGAATTCAAAGGCCAGTGTAGCTGGATAGAAACCaaccaaactgcagcaaaaGTGAACATGGATTTCATAGCTGTCCCCTgagaacataacataacaagtaaaaacatttaaagtattaattgtgttttattgtgtccaTAATTTATCcatcatgaaataaaaagaaaaaaaaagaaaacttgtaTTACCTGGTTGTAGTGACAGTGGGTTTGTTTTGGTCACTTTGTGCTCATCTTTTAGCGTGAAGTATCTGAGCCAGTGGAGCGGGGTGTAATAGGTGAAATGCACAGGCTTTGTTCCATTGTTTTTCACATTCAGTGTTACCACGTACTGttcaagaaaacagaaaaacatgtgcATCCAACAATGGTTTTACTTGTTCCAAACGTTAATGCGGCTATGTCATAACATATTGTAAATACCTCATATGTGGTTTCCACAGACAAGCAAACTTTTCCATTCTCAAATGGATGGTCAGAGGTGATGCTGACGCCATGTTTGTCAGCGATAAACTGAGCCCTGTGGGTTCATCAATAGCAAAGGTTATGACACgggaggggtggggtggggggcgGGGGGTAAAACCTTCACATTCCTAAAAAACCCTCTCTGGTCAATCTATGATGTCAAAAATTCATGTATTTTTTCTCACATTCCTTAAccagacacactgaaaaaacagCAGGGCAGATGCAAAGGAAAAATCACAGTTTACATCAACAAAAATGGCAAGtgtatgacaaaaataaatggagca
This region includes:
- the LOC113167459 gene encoding rho-related GTP-binding protein RhoA-D, translated to MAAIRKKLVIVGDGACGKTCLLIVFSKDQFPEVYVPTVFENYIADIEVDGKQVELALWDTAGQEDYDRLRPLSYPDTDVILMCFSIDSPDSLENIPEKWTPEVKHFCPNVPIILVGNKKDLRNDEHTRRELAKMKQEPVKSEEGRDMANRIGAFGYLECSAKTKDGVREVFEMATRAALQVRKRKKRGGCQLL
- the LOC113167428 gene encoding putative helicase mov-10-B.2; amino-acid sequence: MVNKTLAARCQTGLDFYEFLKETDRTSIIDRLELRDIYNSEFRIRNPGSKDANFGSVLYALKVSYKITRRRDNIYFNSSVKALYVDQWHTPRSHQPQPVQNGAASPGLLETTTSAEEAETGVRARRKMASLLMNKLKMDRAQFIADKHGVSITSDHPFENGKVCLSVETTYEYVVTLNVKNNGTKPVHFTYYTPLHWLRYFTLKDEHKVTKTNPLSLQPGDSYEIHVHFCCSLVGFYPATLAFEFKPDLQASTTFHIVRFFEAQCLTSLGRELAPIAPYKPRSLPAWTPDTNCLIVDGERPEGLSVMHLQYEVVLKQYKIPPHMNQLIKLLKQPSLFPDKRRTVLESPLSWENYFEKFQLLLFLEELQMEVDIRRYNIPNKDRDHAIMIRDPVNKKLLIMEVPGVSENRPSVLRGDKLLVYPAGEKQVKYCGYVHSVQLDSVKLGFDSKLLDSFVDYMKFHVEFTINRVTLRLQHRAAELANQYRLEKVLFPTAPTFVSGQTVLPKLKLFDWKLERNPEQYQAVQHIVAGTSKPAPYLVFGPPGTGKTVTLVEAIKQIEKTQASYHILACAPSNSAADLLCRKILEHVDEHKVFRLYASSRDPKAVPDRLKACSNLVGECYIFPPKEKLMEYKILVTTLLTAGRLVTGGIPAGHFTHVFVDEAGHAVETECLVPLAGLLNAESGQVVLAGDPKQLGPILRSPFALKYGMGVSLLERMMNGFSLYQKDEGVFNNRYVTKLLRNYRSHPAILKIPNELFYDGELQVCADEILRNSYCRWEHLPQKAYSRGDFPVIFHGVTGVDAREASSPSFFNIAEIEVLIDYVRKLLQAQGKKGLATISPKDIGIIAPYRKQVQKIRKALEKVGKEFKFKDMNKLKVGSVEEFQGQERRVIIVSTVRSSPNYLEIDKQFSLGFVKNEKRFNVAVTRAKALLIVVGNPRVLNADPTWARFIQYCRDEGGYTGFTPAEEDEDIVIRLSALYIEINAQVETAESAVQQLLDPEWRNDL